The window TTGAAATTCGAAGACATTCTCAAATCACAAGAAGATGTGGGTGGATGGCCTGATTTAAGTTAGGAAAATGCCAACCCGATTTGGCTTCAAATAAGCTGAGTCGGGTTCTATTAAAGAATAGGTTATTGTATCCCCATTGGAGGCAAATAAATCGCCGTTATTATCTGCTTGCATTGCTTAAGGTAATGGTGAAGGTAACAGTTGAGGTGACGCTGTTACCCTCACTAATGGTGGCGTTATTCTGATGAGATAGATCGCTAATGCTGCTCGTATTGCAGCATCAAGAACCGTCCTTTCTTCTAAAGGAGAGAAGTTATACTGCTTCATAAGGAACTTAATTAAAATATTAAGTACCTGTTTTTTCGTTTATAATAACATTAATTAAGATTATTTATTAATAATATTAGATTTAATAATCAATAACATTAGTTATAAGTGATTAATTTACAATTACTTGAATTGTGTTAAATAAAATTTTCAATGGAAAAATTTTCATTAGTTGTTTAGTTTGGCATGTGATTTGTAGGTAGTTTACGGAAAATACCGGTAATGAAAATTGGGAACGATTAATAGATCAAATTATTAGCTCATACTTCTGCAAAGTCGCCTGCTTGAAAACTCATTTATCCATTGCGCAAACTGATTTCTTACTCATTTTTTAAATAATCTTCTATACATTTTGTCAATGACTCAGCCGTAGCTTGATCTGATGTGTAAATGGTTCCTGAAAAATAACCGGCTACAGTCAGCCTCGTGTAATCGCCGATACAAAATGGTACGATACGTTGATTTTTATAAAGCTTACTCTGGAAAAAATGATCAGCTGTAGAAGAGCTTGTAAAGATCACTAAGTCATTGTCCTGAATAGCAATGGGCTTTAGCTTGGGAGAAACGGTGCGATAAACGCTCAAATCGCATACCTTGGCACCTCTGGCTTTCAATTCTTCTGGCAATGTTTGGCGAGCAATTTTAGCCCTAGGAATTAAAATTTTTTCTTCTTGGAGATTTTCACTATACAGTTTGAGTATGGTATCACCAGCAAATTTTTCAGGTATCGCATCAGGGATAAGTCCGAATAATTTCAAACTTTCCGCTGTTTTCGGTCCGACAGCAAAGATTTTTTTGTTAGCTAAGATTCTGATATCGATTTCATTTTCGATGAGATGATGAAAGAAAATAGTAACGCCGTTGCTGCTTGTAAAAATTAAGCTAGTAAAACCGGAGATAAAAGAAGAGGTCAGACGCTTAAGCGCTTGTTTATTAGGAATAATTTCGATCATAGGACACTGAATGACATCCAAACCTAACTCAACAAGATCATTTAAAAAGCTTTGGGATTGATCGATGCCTCTTAAGACAATTGCACGGTTCTTAGGCAAAGGGAAATCTTGTGAATTATCAGAAGAGATGCCTGGAATGAGTGTATACGGAAATTGCCGATTGTCCAAAAGAGCATTGATGACTTTAGGTTCAGGTGCTCCAGGGATAAGAAAAACGACGTTTTGATTTATATCGAGCTGTTTTTCTAGCTTGGAATGGAGTTGTCGTTTACTTAAAGAGGATATAGAAACCCATTTAGCCTCTTTAGAACTTAAAAAGAACAGATTGGGATGTATTTTGGAGTCGTAAAAAATGAGGTTGGCGGATTGCAAATATTTTTTAGCCTCCAACGTCAAGTGCTCGGGATTTCCTCCGCCGAAACCCACAACATAGATTTTAAATTTTGAAGGTGTTGAGGTTGCATTCATAAAATTACTTGGATCTGTTTCAAACATCTGCTTTTCATCATAGTTAGAATATTTACCGATTTTTGTCTATATAGGAAAAAAGGAAAGGCTGAGAGATTATTTAATAATCTTTATTTAAAGAGAGGGTTATTTGTATCAAATAATGATGAATTGAAGAAAAAAATATTCATAGGTTTTGAACATTTGCTTGGAAATGAAATGTAGCTTATGGAAGATATCAGAGCGATTTTTTTGAAAATGATAGGTGTTCTAGTAAATTTTCCCGAGTTTTTTCAGTAACTTTACTTTTATATCTGGCTAAAGTAAATGTTGTAGCAAGAACACTTATTAAGCCAAGCCTTCCTAGCATGAATTTTCATTACACTAATCATGTAGCGACATATCCCTTGTTTCATGCTAGATAAAAAGCTTCGACTATATTAGCAAATATGCTCTAAGTTTTTTTACTACACCCTGAAAATCAAACAGTTATGCCGCTTATACGAATAGTGTAATATAATCCATGAAGGCCTAAGCAGTGTGTATATTTGCTTAGTCTGAGGAATGAGATTTTAGAGTAAAAGCTAAGATAGATTGCAGTTTAAAAAGAGGCAGCCTACTGTAAAGCAGTCTTTGAAAAATGTGATCTGAAAGAAAGTGTTAAATGTATAAAAAGGAAGTACATATGGCTGATTTTAGAAAAAATTTTACTAAAGAAGAATGGGAAGAAATCTCAACTTACTACGAAGAAAAATCTTATGAGTCCTCAGAGGAAATTCTTAAATTCGGAGAAATTAAGCGTGATTTCTATTATCTGAAATCTGGAGTGGCCGACGTTTTTATTACTAATATTGAAGGGAATGAAATCAAATTAGGGGATATTTCGGAAGGGACTTTATTTGGTGAGATGGGATTTCTTGATGGACATCCTGCTTCAGTAGTTGTTAAAGCTCAAACAGAAGTGATAGTAGATACAATGGATAATGCTAAGTTTATGGAATTAAAATCCAAAAATATAGAGCTTGCATTTAAATTTCTTTGGTTTATCTCTTGCTTGTTAGCCAATCGCTTGCGCATTACTAGCTCCAAGTTGAAAATAGCTTCATTGGAACAGGATAAAAACCAAAAGTATGCAACAGCAAACAAAAAAGAGCACGTTGAAGGCCGCTAAATAGTAATCAAAGCAAAAGAGTCTTCAAGAGAGACCTTATCTTGAGCCGATTTACCTATAGAGGGCCATAAATCGGAGTTATAAATTACTCGTGAGGTTTCTTTAAAAAGTAGATAAGAAGTTTAGACAAATAAATCAAGCTAAGCTATTCAGAGAGTATAGAGAACGAC is drawn from Parachlamydiales bacterium and contains these coding sequences:
- a CDS encoding uroporphyrinogen-III synthase — protein: MFETDPSNFMNATSTPSKFKIYVVGFGGGNPEHLTLEAKKYLQSANLIFYDSKIHPNLFFLSSKEAKWVSISSLSKRQLHSKLEKQLDINQNVVFLIPGAPEPKVINALLDNRQFPYTLIPGISSDNSQDFPLPKNRAIVLRGIDQSQSFLNDLVELGLDVIQCPMIEIIPNKQALKRLTSSFISGFTSLIFTSSNGVTIFFHHLIENEIDIRILANKKIFAVGPKTAESLKLFGLIPDAIPEKFAGDTILKLYSENLQEEKILIPRAKIARQTLPEELKARGAKVCDLSVYRTVSPKLKPIAIQDNDLVIFTSSSTADHFFQSKLYKNQRIVPFCIGDYTRLTVAGYFSGTIYTSDQATAESLTKCIEDYLKNE
- a CDS encoding cyclic nucleotide-binding domain-containing protein produces the protein MADFRKNFTKEEWEEISTYYEEKSYESSEEILKFGEIKRDFYYLKSGVADVFITNIEGNEIKLGDISEGTLFGEMGFLDGHPASVVVKAQTEVIVDTMDNAKFMELKSKNIELAFKFLWFISCLLANRLRITSSKLKIASLEQDKNQKYATANKKEHVEGR